The following proteins are co-located in the Silene latifolia isolate original U9 population chromosome 1, ASM4854445v1, whole genome shotgun sequence genome:
- the LOC141601687 gene encoding transcription factor BIM1-like isoform X1 has product MELRQSRPFGVTQGRKATHDFLSLSSHSSFPQDPRPSHGEFLRTRNFLQPLEGGLKNDAKEDNIVDIDLKLPSAAPSTRVVEHVLPGGIGTYSISCLPYTTQKVPKSEENGLPVVSVTSNDINDSNFSSYTGGSFILLDESTTKKGHSRMENLGHINLVKDPAKIGQWPSDWPSQSSFSRCSSVNPLTSSQVAAHKNQSFVEMLKSAKQSYSMEEEDEEDVSIKKEPSTCQKGRLEVKVDRNNSDQKANTPRSKHSATEQRRRCKINDRFQMLRELIPDSDQKRDKASFLLEVIEYIQYLQEKVNRYEGPHSGLNSESARLNPRNDNHRPNGAVTQPLEANGVTNPVLLAGVKLDEKTSAVPLNIPWNDQTQIGHNMINSIDFKTTNAQSVSATKAGPISSTLQANIYTPLSSSFTIAQPLAKTPQLELWQCRTSECPPSATGVKLKDRELALDGGSINISTVYSQGLLNTLTCALQNSGVDLSQASIAVQVDVGKRADNRQCTPDSILKSAETPSNDTSVLRGRVGSIINESDHAIKKLKTG; this is encoded by the exons ATGGAGCTTCGTCAATCCCGTCCCTTCGGTGTCACACAAG GTAGGAAAGCAACGCATGATTTCCTCTCTCTGTCATCACATTCATCATTTCCACAAGATCCAAGGCCTTCTCACG GAGAATTTCTTAGAACTCGTAATTTCCTCCAACCACTAGAGGGAGGACTAAAGAACGATGCCAAAGAAGACAACATTGTTGATATAGATCTCAAGCTTCCATCAGCGGCTCCTTCAACTCGTGTAGTAGAGCATGTACTACCTGGAGGTATTGGAACATACAGTATAAGTTGCCTTCCCTACACTACTCAAAAGGTGCCAAAGTCAGAGGAGAACGGCTTGCCAGTGGTTTCGGTGACCAGTAATGATATAAATGATTCAAATTTTAGCTCTTATACAGGAGGCAGCTTCATCTTGTTGGACGAGTCTACTACAAAAAAGGGACATTCAAGAATGGAGAATTTGGGGCATATAAATTTAGTAAAAG atccggcgaagattgggCAATGGCCTTCAGATTGGCCGTCCCAGTCATCTTTCAGCCGTTGCAGTAGTGTCAATCCCCTCACGTCTTCCCA GGTAGCTGCACATAAGAATCAAAGCTTCGTGGAGATGTTGAAATCTGCAAAGCAGTCTTATTCCATGGAGGAAGAGGATGAAGAAGATGTAAGTATAAAAAAGGAACCCAGTACCTGTCAGAAAG GGAGATTGGAAGTGAAAGTTGATAGAAATAACAGTGATCAGAAGGCTAACACTCCAAGATCTAAACATTCTGCAACGGAACAGCGCAGAAGATGCAAAATAAATGATAG ATTTCAAATGTTGCGAGAACTTATTCCCGACAGTGACCAGAAGAGAGACAAGGCGTCTTTCCTGTTAGAG GTAATTGAATACATTCAGTATTTACAGGAAAAAGTTAATCGATATGAAGGACCACATTCTGGATTGAACAGCGAATCCGCCAGGTTGAATCCGAGG AATGACAACCACAGGCCAAATGGTGCAGTAACACAACCTCTAGAGGCAAACGGTGTAACCAACCCTGTATTGTTGGCCGGGGTGAAGCTTGACGAGAAAACATCAGCTGTTCCATTAAACATTCCTTGGAATGATCAGACACAAATAGGACATAATATGATTAATTCAATCGATTTTAAGACAACGAACGCACAATCTGTATCAGCAACAAAAGCAGGACCAATTTCTTCCACACTACAGGCAAATATCTATACTCCTCTTAGCAGTAGCTTTACAATAGCACAACCTCTCGCCAAGACACCGCAGTTAGAGTTATGGCAATGTAGGACTTCTGAGTGTCCACCTTCTGCTACCGGTGTTAAATTGAAAGATCGAGAGCTAGCTCTTGATGGCGGCTCCATTAACATCTCTACCGTATACTCTCAAGG GTTATTGAACACTCTAACATGTGCTCTCCAAAACTCTGGGGTAGATTTGTCACAAGCTAGCATCGCAGTTCAAGTTGACGTAGGAAAGCGCGCTGACAATAGACAATGCACACCCGACTCGATACTAAAG AGTGCAGAGACTCCCTCCAACGATACATCTGTGCTACGCGGTAGAGTCGGAAGCATCATTAATGAGTCAGATCATGCGATCAAGAAGCTTAAGACAGGTTAA
- the LOC141601687 gene encoding transcription factor BIM2-like isoform X4, with amino-acid sequence MELRQSRPFGVTQGRKATHDFLSLSSHSSFPQDPRPSHGEFLRTRNFLQPLEGGLKNDAKEDNIVDIDLKLPSAAPSTRVVEHVLPGGGSFILLDESTTKKGHSRMENLGHINLVKDPAKIGQWPSDWPSQSSFSRCSSVNPLTSSQVAAHKNQSFVEMLKSAKQSYSMEEEDEEDVSIKKEPSTCQKGRLEVKVDRNNSDQKANTPRSKHSATEQRRRCKINDRFQMLRELIPDSDQKRDKASFLLEVIEYIQYLQEKVNRYEGPHSGLNSESARLNPRNDNHRPNGAVTQPLEANGVTNPVLLAGVKLDEKTSAVPLNIPWNDQTQIGHNMINSIDFKTTNAQSVSATKAGPISSTLQANIYTPLSSSFTIAQPLAKTPQLELWQCRTSECPPSATGVKLKDRELALDGGSINISTVYSQGLLNTLTCALQNSGVDLSQASIAVQVDVGKRADNRQCTPDSILKSAETPSNDTSVLRGRVGSIINESDHAIKKLKTG; translated from the exons ATGGAGCTTCGTCAATCCCGTCCCTTCGGTGTCACACAAG GTAGGAAAGCAACGCATGATTTCCTCTCTCTGTCATCACATTCATCATTTCCACAAGATCCAAGGCCTTCTCACG GAGAATTTCTTAGAACTCGTAATTTCCTCCAACCACTAGAGGGAGGACTAAAGAACGATGCCAAAGAAGACAACATTGTTGATATAGATCTCAAGCTTCCATCAGCGGCTCCTTCAACTCGTGTAGTAGAGCATGTACTACCTGGAG GAGGCAGCTTCATCTTGTTGGACGAGTCTACTACAAAAAAGGGACATTCAAGAATGGAGAATTTGGGGCATATAAATTTAGTAAAAG atccggcgaagattgggCAATGGCCTTCAGATTGGCCGTCCCAGTCATCTTTCAGCCGTTGCAGTAGTGTCAATCCCCTCACGTCTTCCCA GGTAGCTGCACATAAGAATCAAAGCTTCGTGGAGATGTTGAAATCTGCAAAGCAGTCTTATTCCATGGAGGAAGAGGATGAAGAAGATGTAAGTATAAAAAAGGAACCCAGTACCTGTCAGAAAG GGAGATTGGAAGTGAAAGTTGATAGAAATAACAGTGATCAGAAGGCTAACACTCCAAGATCTAAACATTCTGCAACGGAACAGCGCAGAAGATGCAAAATAAATGATAG ATTTCAAATGTTGCGAGAACTTATTCCCGACAGTGACCAGAAGAGAGACAAGGCGTCTTTCCTGTTAGAG GTAATTGAATACATTCAGTATTTACAGGAAAAAGTTAATCGATATGAAGGACCACATTCTGGATTGAACAGCGAATCCGCCAGGTTGAATCCGAGG AATGACAACCACAGGCCAAATGGTGCAGTAACACAACCTCTAGAGGCAAACGGTGTAACCAACCCTGTATTGTTGGCCGGGGTGAAGCTTGACGAGAAAACATCAGCTGTTCCATTAAACATTCCTTGGAATGATCAGACACAAATAGGACATAATATGATTAATTCAATCGATTTTAAGACAACGAACGCACAATCTGTATCAGCAACAAAAGCAGGACCAATTTCTTCCACACTACAGGCAAATATCTATACTCCTCTTAGCAGTAGCTTTACAATAGCACAACCTCTCGCCAAGACACCGCAGTTAGAGTTATGGCAATGTAGGACTTCTGAGTGTCCACCTTCTGCTACCGGTGTTAAATTGAAAGATCGAGAGCTAGCTCTTGATGGCGGCTCCATTAACATCTCTACCGTATACTCTCAAGG GTTATTGAACACTCTAACATGTGCTCTCCAAAACTCTGGGGTAGATTTGTCACAAGCTAGCATCGCAGTTCAAGTTGACGTAGGAAAGCGCGCTGACAATAGACAATGCACACCCGACTCGATACTAAAG AGTGCAGAGACTCCCTCCAACGATACATCTGTGCTACGCGGTAGAGTCGGAAGCATCATTAATGAGTCAGATCATGCGATCAAGAAGCTTAAGACAGGTTAA
- the LOC141601687 gene encoding transcription factor BIM2-like isoform X3, whose translation MELRQSRPFGVTQGEFLRTRNFLQPLEGGLKNDAKEDNIVDIDLKLPSAAPSTRVVEHVLPGGIGTYSISCLPYTTQKVPKSEENGLPVVSVTSNDINDSNFSSYTGGSFILLDESTTKKGHSRMENLGHINLVKDPAKIGQWPSDWPSQSSFSRCSSVNPLTSSQVAAHKNQSFVEMLKSAKQSYSMEEEDEEDVSIKKEPSTCQKGRLEVKVDRNNSDQKANTPRSKHSATEQRRRCKINDRFQMLRELIPDSDQKRDKASFLLEVIEYIQYLQEKVNRYEGPHSGLNSESARLNPRNDNHRPNGAVTQPLEANGVTNPVLLAGVKLDEKTSAVPLNIPWNDQTQIGHNMINSIDFKTTNAQSVSATKAGPISSTLQANIYTPLSSSFTIAQPLAKTPQLELWQCRTSECPPSATGVKLKDRELALDGGSINISTVYSQGLLNTLTCALQNSGVDLSQASIAVQVDVGKRADNRQCTPDSILKSAETPSNDTSVLRGRVGSIINESDHAIKKLKTG comes from the exons ATGGAGCTTCGTCAATCCCGTCCCTTCGGTGTCACACAAG GAGAATTTCTTAGAACTCGTAATTTCCTCCAACCACTAGAGGGAGGACTAAAGAACGATGCCAAAGAAGACAACATTGTTGATATAGATCTCAAGCTTCCATCAGCGGCTCCTTCAACTCGTGTAGTAGAGCATGTACTACCTGGAGGTATTGGAACATACAGTATAAGTTGCCTTCCCTACACTACTCAAAAGGTGCCAAAGTCAGAGGAGAACGGCTTGCCAGTGGTTTCGGTGACCAGTAATGATATAAATGATTCAAATTTTAGCTCTTATACAGGAGGCAGCTTCATCTTGTTGGACGAGTCTACTACAAAAAAGGGACATTCAAGAATGGAGAATTTGGGGCATATAAATTTAGTAAAAG atccggcgaagattgggCAATGGCCTTCAGATTGGCCGTCCCAGTCATCTTTCAGCCGTTGCAGTAGTGTCAATCCCCTCACGTCTTCCCA GGTAGCTGCACATAAGAATCAAAGCTTCGTGGAGATGTTGAAATCTGCAAAGCAGTCTTATTCCATGGAGGAAGAGGATGAAGAAGATGTAAGTATAAAAAAGGAACCCAGTACCTGTCAGAAAG GGAGATTGGAAGTGAAAGTTGATAGAAATAACAGTGATCAGAAGGCTAACACTCCAAGATCTAAACATTCTGCAACGGAACAGCGCAGAAGATGCAAAATAAATGATAG ATTTCAAATGTTGCGAGAACTTATTCCCGACAGTGACCAGAAGAGAGACAAGGCGTCTTTCCTGTTAGAG GTAATTGAATACATTCAGTATTTACAGGAAAAAGTTAATCGATATGAAGGACCACATTCTGGATTGAACAGCGAATCCGCCAGGTTGAATCCGAGG AATGACAACCACAGGCCAAATGGTGCAGTAACACAACCTCTAGAGGCAAACGGTGTAACCAACCCTGTATTGTTGGCCGGGGTGAAGCTTGACGAGAAAACATCAGCTGTTCCATTAAACATTCCTTGGAATGATCAGACACAAATAGGACATAATATGATTAATTCAATCGATTTTAAGACAACGAACGCACAATCTGTATCAGCAACAAAAGCAGGACCAATTTCTTCCACACTACAGGCAAATATCTATACTCCTCTTAGCAGTAGCTTTACAATAGCACAACCTCTCGCCAAGACACCGCAGTTAGAGTTATGGCAATGTAGGACTTCTGAGTGTCCACCTTCTGCTACCGGTGTTAAATTGAAAGATCGAGAGCTAGCTCTTGATGGCGGCTCCATTAACATCTCTACCGTATACTCTCAAGG GTTATTGAACACTCTAACATGTGCTCTCCAAAACTCTGGGGTAGATTTGTCACAAGCTAGCATCGCAGTTCAAGTTGACGTAGGAAAGCGCGCTGACAATAGACAATGCACACCCGACTCGATACTAAAG AGTGCAGAGACTCCCTCCAACGATACATCTGTGCTACGCGGTAGAGTCGGAAGCATCATTAATGAGTCAGATCATGCGATCAAGAAGCTTAAGACAGGTTAA
- the LOC141601687 gene encoding transcription factor BIM2-like isoform X2, giving the protein MLLLSTLPSLIRFWRILQYIFNDLGVSQYGEFLRTRNFLQPLEGGLKNDAKEDNIVDIDLKLPSAAPSTRVVEHVLPGGIGTYSISCLPYTTQKVPKSEENGLPVVSVTSNDINDSNFSSYTGGSFILLDESTTKKGHSRMENLGHINLVKDPAKIGQWPSDWPSQSSFSRCSSVNPLTSSQVAAHKNQSFVEMLKSAKQSYSMEEEDEEDVSIKKEPSTCQKGRLEVKVDRNNSDQKANTPRSKHSATEQRRRCKINDRFQMLRELIPDSDQKRDKASFLLEVIEYIQYLQEKVNRYEGPHSGLNSESARLNPRNDNHRPNGAVTQPLEANGVTNPVLLAGVKLDEKTSAVPLNIPWNDQTQIGHNMINSIDFKTTNAQSVSATKAGPISSTLQANIYTPLSSSFTIAQPLAKTPQLELWQCRTSECPPSATGVKLKDRELALDGGSINISTVYSQGLLNTLTCALQNSGVDLSQASIAVQVDVGKRADNRQCTPDSILKSAETPSNDTSVLRGRVGSIINESDHAIKKLKTG; this is encoded by the exons ATGCTGCTACTCAGTACTCTCCCCTCACTTATCCGCTTCTGGCGTATATTACAGTATATCTTTAATGATCTTGGCGTTTCACAATACG GAGAATTTCTTAGAACTCGTAATTTCCTCCAACCACTAGAGGGAGGACTAAAGAACGATGCCAAAGAAGACAACATTGTTGATATAGATCTCAAGCTTCCATCAGCGGCTCCTTCAACTCGTGTAGTAGAGCATGTACTACCTGGAGGTATTGGAACATACAGTATAAGTTGCCTTCCCTACACTACTCAAAAGGTGCCAAAGTCAGAGGAGAACGGCTTGCCAGTGGTTTCGGTGACCAGTAATGATATAAATGATTCAAATTTTAGCTCTTATACAGGAGGCAGCTTCATCTTGTTGGACGAGTCTACTACAAAAAAGGGACATTCAAGAATGGAGAATTTGGGGCATATAAATTTAGTAAAAG atccggcgaagattgggCAATGGCCTTCAGATTGGCCGTCCCAGTCATCTTTCAGCCGTTGCAGTAGTGTCAATCCCCTCACGTCTTCCCA GGTAGCTGCACATAAGAATCAAAGCTTCGTGGAGATGTTGAAATCTGCAAAGCAGTCTTATTCCATGGAGGAAGAGGATGAAGAAGATGTAAGTATAAAAAAGGAACCCAGTACCTGTCAGAAAG GGAGATTGGAAGTGAAAGTTGATAGAAATAACAGTGATCAGAAGGCTAACACTCCAAGATCTAAACATTCTGCAACGGAACAGCGCAGAAGATGCAAAATAAATGATAG ATTTCAAATGTTGCGAGAACTTATTCCCGACAGTGACCAGAAGAGAGACAAGGCGTCTTTCCTGTTAGAG GTAATTGAATACATTCAGTATTTACAGGAAAAAGTTAATCGATATGAAGGACCACATTCTGGATTGAACAGCGAATCCGCCAGGTTGAATCCGAGG AATGACAACCACAGGCCAAATGGTGCAGTAACACAACCTCTAGAGGCAAACGGTGTAACCAACCCTGTATTGTTGGCCGGGGTGAAGCTTGACGAGAAAACATCAGCTGTTCCATTAAACATTCCTTGGAATGATCAGACACAAATAGGACATAATATGATTAATTCAATCGATTTTAAGACAACGAACGCACAATCTGTATCAGCAACAAAAGCAGGACCAATTTCTTCCACACTACAGGCAAATATCTATACTCCTCTTAGCAGTAGCTTTACAATAGCACAACCTCTCGCCAAGACACCGCAGTTAGAGTTATGGCAATGTAGGACTTCTGAGTGTCCACCTTCTGCTACCGGTGTTAAATTGAAAGATCGAGAGCTAGCTCTTGATGGCGGCTCCATTAACATCTCTACCGTATACTCTCAAGG GTTATTGAACACTCTAACATGTGCTCTCCAAAACTCTGGGGTAGATTTGTCACAAGCTAGCATCGCAGTTCAAGTTGACGTAGGAAAGCGCGCTGACAATAGACAATGCACACCCGACTCGATACTAAAG AGTGCAGAGACTCCCTCCAACGATACATCTGTGCTACGCGGTAGAGTCGGAAGCATCATTAATGAGTCAGATCATGCGATCAAGAAGCTTAAGACAGGTTAA
- the LOC141601700 gene encoding rhamnogalacturonan I rhamnosyltransferase 1-like, translating to MCKVVEEKGSGGGGGGGGGGEEKERRRRRWWVIGMGVKVVVCDNEKEKPKGNIGFSNGSMSSSSSRTKMKTWMVRATTSILLWTCIVQLTTLSEVWGPRVLKGWPSCFTQETALDLKLASSVPARVLPPKRVYKNNGYLMVSCNGGLNQMRSAICDMVAIARYLNVTLIVPELDKTSFWADPSEFQDIFDVDHFISSLRDEVRILKELPPRLKKRVEAGKVYTMAPVSWSDISYYHNQILPLIQKYKVLHLNRTDARLANNGQPLEIQRLRCRVNFSGLRFTPQIEELGRRVVKLLRQNGHFLVLHLRYEMDMLAFSGCTQGCNSEEVEDLTRMRYAYPWWKEKIINSDLKRKDGLCPLTPEETTLALRALDIDPSYQIYIAAGEIYGGERRMANLAEAYPKLVRKETLLNPADLRFFQNHSSQMAALDYLVSLESDIFVPTYDGNMAKVVEGHRRYLGYKMTVLLDRRLLVDLIDKYTSGSLSWDEFSDAVKQTHAHRIGKSTKRLVIPDRPKEEDYFYSNPQECLLPEEPLNSM from the exons ATGTGTAAGGTGGTGGAGGAGAaaggtagtggtggtggtggcggcggcggcggcggcggcgagGAAAAAGAAAGGAGGAGGAGAAGGTGGTGGGTAATTGGGATGGGTGTTAAAGTTGTGGTTTGTGATAATGAGAAGGAAAAACCAAAGGGTAATATCGGGTTTTCGAATGGCAGtatgtcttcatcatcatctaGGACAAAGATGAAGACATGGATGGTGAGGGCAACTACCTCAATCTTGTTATGGACTTGTATTGTGCAATTGACCACATTGAGTGAAGTTTGGGGACCAAGAGTCTTAAAGGGTTGGCCTTCTTGTTTTACACAAGAGACTGCCTTGGATCTTAAGTTGGCATCTTCGGTTCCCGCTCGTGTTCTTCCTCCCAAGA GGGTTTATAAGAACAATGGTTACCTGATGGTTTCATGCAACGGAGGACTTAATCAAATGCGATCAGCG ATTTGTGACATGGTGGCAATTGCAAGATACCTTAATGTCACCCTCATTGTGCCGGAGCTGGATAAAACTTCTTTTTGGGCTGATCCTAG TGAATTTCAAGACATATTTGATGTGGATCATTTTATTTCATCCTTAAGAGACGAGGTAAGGATCTTGAAGGAGCTCCCACCGAGGCTCAAGAAAAGGGTAGAGGCTGGAAAGGTTTACACAATGGCTCCTGTTAGTTGGTCTGATATATCTTACTATCATAATCAG ATCCTTCCTTTGATACAAAAGTACAAGGTTTTGCATCTGAATAGAACTGATGCCCGGCTTGCGAATAATGGTCAACCTTTGGAAATCCAAAGGCTTAGATGCCGTGTTAATTTCAGTGGGTTAAGATTTACTCCACAAATAGAGGAGCTAGGAAGAAGGGTTGTTAAATTGCTGAGGCAAAATGGTCACTTTTTGGTTCTTCATTTGCGATATGAGATGGACATGCTGGCATTCTCCGGTTGTACCCAAGGCTGCAATAGCGAGGAAGTGGAGGACTTGACAAGAATGAG ATATGCATATCCATGGTGGAAAGAGAAAATCATTAATTCTGATCTGAAACGGAAAGATGGACTATGCCCATTAACGCCAGAGGAAACAACGTTGGCGCTTAGGGCTTTGGATATTGATCCCAGTTACCAGATATATATTGCAGCTGGTGAGATATATGGTGGAGAGAGGAGGATGGCTAATCTTGCAGAAGCTTACCCGAAGCTG GTGAGAAAGGAGACATTGCTCAATCCAGCAGACTTGAGATTCTTTCAGAATCATTCATCCCAGATGGCTGCTCTAGATTACCTCGTTTCGCTGGAGAGCGACATCTTCGTCCCAACTTATGATGGTAATATGGCCAAAGTTGTTGAGGGACATCGCAG GTACCTTGGTTACAAAATGACGGTCTTATTGGACCGAAGACTGTTGGTTGATTTGATAGACAAATATACATCAGGATCACTGAGTTGGGATGAGTTCTCAGATGCTGTGAAGCAAACTCATGCACATCGCATCGGAAAATCAACTAAAAGGCTGGTCATTCCAGACCGACCAAAAGAAGAGGACTATTTCTACTCTAATCCTCAGGAATGTCTCCTACCCGAGGAACCGTTAAATAGCATGTGA